The following coding sequences are from one Culex quinquefasciatus strain JHB chromosome 1, VPISU_Cqui_1.0_pri_paternal, whole genome shotgun sequence window:
- the LOC119771227 gene encoding 40S ribosomal protein S20-like: MLTSRNVRSLEKVCADLISGAKKQKLRVKGPVRMPTKILRITTRKMPYGEGSKTWDRFQMRLNKRIIDLHSPSEIVK, translated from the coding sequence ATGCTGACATCGCGCAATGTCCGCAGCCTGGAGAAAGTGTGCGCTGACCTGATCAGCGGCGCCAAGAAGCAGAAACTGCGCGTTAAGGGACCGGTTCGCATGCCGACCAAGATCCTGCGTATCACGACCCGTAAGATGCCTTACGGTGAGGGTTCCAAGACTTGGGATCGCTTCCAGATGCGCCTGAACAAGCGTATCATCGATCTGCACTCGCCGTCCGAGATCGTCAAGTAG